TAATTACGGAAGAGCTAATTATGTTGGGGGTTAAAAATTTTATTAGAATAGGTACATGTGGTGCAATCGGTAAAGGATTAAAACTAATTGATTTGATAATTGCTACAGGGAGTGTTCCGATAGATGGAACAACTAAATCATTATTTGAAGGAGACCCATTTGCTCCAGTTGCCAGCTTTCCAATTGTTCATTACGCTGTGCATGAAGCAGAGAAACTTGGTATCAAATATCATACTGGTCTAATCGCAACTTCTGATTTATTTTATGGTCCTGATCCAGAAATTGGAGAGGGAGCTGAAAAATGGGCAAAAAGAGGAGTTTTAGCATTTGAAATGGAAGCATCCATAATTTTTTCGATTGCTGCTAAAGCTGGTGTTAATACGGGTTGTTTACTGACAGTTTCTGATATTGTTTCAGGAAGAATAAGAGCAGAGGATTCTGAGATAAAAAAGGGAGTCAATAAAATGACAAAGGTTGCACTTGAAACCATCTATCAATTGGAAACAATGGGTAAATAACAACAAATAAAGGATTTAATAAAAATTTAAAAGATATTGAATATCAGTTAGAAAAAATCATAAAAACTCTCTCGAATATTTTGGATAGTAAATTCTGTTATAATATATGGATTAATATTTTTATGCCTGGTTTTAACTAGAAAATATAATAAAAATTAATAGCAAATAACCAATTATATAATTATTTTTTTTGTTTTATTTAATCTTATTTTATATAAATAGAATCAGATAATTATCAAATTATAAATATATATCAAAATTTAAATATTAAAATTATAAGTAAATTAAAATATTGGAAGGAGTATTGTGACAGAAAAGTACTTAAATAAAACTGTAGACCCGGCAACAAAGGAAATGCTGAAATATGCTTATGAAAATAGTATTTCTACAATGTTTTCAAGAGTAGAGGAAATGAAAAAATGTCCAATTGGAGCAGAAGGCAGGTGTTGTAAAAACTGTGCTATGGGTCCTTGCAGATTTACTGGAAAGGATTATGAGGAGAAGGTTGGTATATGTGGTGCTACTTTATCTACAGTTGCAGCGAGAAATCTTAGTAGAGGCATTGCTGCAGGAGCATCGGCTCATTCTGATCATGGAAGAGACCTTGCTTTAACTTTGAAAGCCGTAGCAAAAGGAGAAGCTCCTGGGTATGAAATAAAAGATGA
This DNA window, taken from Actinomycetota bacterium, encodes the following:
- a CDS encoding purine-nucleoside phosphorylase codes for the protein MPIHVRANKGDFAKYCLLPGNPDRAKYVTEKFFDNPKLVTEYRRMFGYTGTYKGIPVSVQTTGMGCPSAAIITEELIMLGVKNFIRIGTCGAIGKGLKLIDLIIATGSVPIDGTTKSLFEGDPFAPVASFPIVHYAVHEAEKLGIKYHTGLIATSDLFYGPDPEIGEGAEKWAKRGVLAFEMEASIIFSIAAKAGVNTGCLLTVSDIVSGRIRAEDSEIKKGVNKMTKVALETIYQLETMGK